A stretch of DNA from Arthrobacter jiangjiafuii:
GGCACCGCAGGCCAGGGCGGCGCGGCGGAGCAGCACCTCGTGAGGCAACAGCTCCCGGGGAGCGGGCACGGGTTTCAGGGGATGCACGGCAGACATGAACGCAGGCTACCCCAGGCGCTTAAATGATCCCCGCAGACCAGCGCAGCCGCAGGCTCTCCTCCAGTTCCTGCTCGGCCACCTTGCGTTCAATTCTGCCCAGCTGATCCTGCAGGTTGGGGATCCACCGGTTTTCGACGGCCCGCTGCCGGGTGCGGGTGGATGCCAGTTCGGCTGACACCAGCTGCAGGGCCCGCCCGGCGCTCGCAGCCGCAACCGCGGCTTCCAGCGCGGCCCGGTGTGAGGCCGCCGCGAAAGCCAGGGCTGAGCTTCCGCCGCCCGGGGATTGTGCGGGCAACAGACATTCGGACCCCTCGGGGTAGGAGATCCCCATGGCGCCACCCCACCGCACCTGCACCGCTGCCGGTTCGGCCGGTGCGGACTGGGCGATCCTGTCCTCACCGTCCAGGCCGGCCGCCCGTTTCAACCACACTGCCGCCTCGGCGGCGGCCTGCTCCCAGGCCAGCCGGGCGGCGTCGGCCTCTTCCTGCAGCCCGTCGATGGCCAGCCGCAGGATCCGCTGCTTGCGGTCCAGCAGCTCGGCTCCGCGGGTGGCGGTGGCCAGGCGGCGCTCAACATCAGCCTTTTCGGCCCGGCTGCCGCCGCTGCGAAACCCGCTCACAGCTGAAACCCGCTCACAACCTGGCCCCGCCGATCGGACCGGGCAGGTACTTGTCCAGGAACTCCTCGGAGAGCATGGTCAGTTCCCGCCGCGGCAGCAGCGCGAGGGCCTGCCAAGCCCGGTC
This window harbors:
- a CDS encoding V-type ATP synthase subunit D, whose product is MSGFRSGGSRAEKADVERRLATATRGAELLDRKQRILRLAIDGLQEEADAARLAWEQAAAEAAVWLKRAAGLDGEDRIAQSAPAEPAAVQVRWGGAMGISYPEGSECLLPAQSPGGGSSALAFAAASHRAALEAAVAAASAGRALQLVSAELASTRTRQRAVENRWIPNLQDQLGRIERKVAEQELEESLRLRWSAGII